DNA from Streptomyces luteogriseus:
TCGAAGTCCAGCTCCCCGCGCATCGCGGCCTGCGTCACCTCGGCGACCTTGTCCTCGCAGCCGGCGTGCGCGGCGAACAGCTCGATGACCTCGTCCTGGATCAGCGTCGAGTCGACGTCCATGACGACCAGTCGCTGCGCGCGCCGGTACAGGCCCGCGGCGACGACCGCCACGTCGATGCCGAGCCGCGCCGCGTCCGTCACCAGGGCGGTGCGAAGCGGCTCGGTCTCCACGCCGGAGACGGCGAACTCGACGGCGGTCACGGGGTACTTGGCGAGCCGGAAGATACGGTCGATGTTGCCGCCGGTCTTCGTGATCCGGGCGGCGATCGCGGCCGTCGCCTCCGCGGTGAGCGGGTGCCCGAGCACGGTGACCAGGGAGCGGCCCAGCCCGCGCGGGCGGTTGTCGCCGAGGCCGGAGATGATCTCCGCCTGCATCTTCATCGACTCGGCCCAGCTGTGGACCGTCGCCCGCAGATCGCCCTCCAGGCCGGGGGGCGGCTCGGTCACGAGCGCGCACAGCACCATCCGGCCACGGGTGACGACCTGCTCGATGTCGACGACGTCGACGGAGTAGGCGGCGAGGGTGTCGAAGAGGCCGGCGGTGATGCCCGGCCGGTCCTTGCCGAAGATCTTCACAAGGAGGGTGGGGACGTCGGCAGGGACGTCGGAAGACGAGGTCTGCGAAGCGCTCATGGTGGTTCCACCGTATCCGGCGGGCGGGGCACACCGCCCCCGAGGTCCGTCTGGCGGACAGCGAACACTGCATGTCGCGCCGCCCGGTGAACATTGCGTGCCGGTACGCCCCGCCCCGCGCCCTGGCTGGTCATTCCCCCCTACGCGGTTTCCGTGGCGGCGGGGGAGGAGGCGGCGGAGGCGGGGGCCCGTTCCCGTTCCCCGGCCCCGGTGCCTGCCGGGGACCACGCGGCGGCGGCCCGACCGGCCGTACGACGGTGGGGGCGCCGTAGACGTCGCCGGGGGCCGGGGGTTCGTCGTCCGCCGGTGTGTCGATGCCGGGCCCGGACGCGGCACCGGAAGGCCGTTCCGCCCCGGGAGGCCAGACGCCCTCCGGCTCTCGCAACCCGTCCGGCACCCGGAGGTACGGATTGGTACCCGGGTTGGGCGGCCGGTACGGCGTACCCGGCGTATACGGCCCGGCCTCCTCGCCTCGTCCGTCGTCCCGGGGCCCGGGCGCCCCGGCACCGCTCCCAGACTCCGCGCCGCCCCGCGACCGGGCGATGCCCTCCCCGGCCCTCGATCCGACCCCTGGCCGCGCCTGCCAGACGCCGCCGCCGTCTTCGGGTCCTGCGCCGGGCCCTGACGGGGCCTGCCCGCTGCCCTGGCCGCATCCCATCGGGCCTTGGCCGCTCCGGGTCTCGATCTGCCCAGCATCGGCCTCGCCCCCAGGCCACCCCGCACCACCCTCAGGCCAGGCTCCTTGCCCGCCGCCCCCGTACCCAGGCCTCCCGCCACCCGGCAGACCCCCCGTCCCACTGCCCTCGCTCCGGTACGCCGTCGCCCCAGCTCCCGGCAGACCCTCCGCCCCACCGGCCTCGCTCCGGTACGCCGTCGCCCCAGCTCCCGGCAGACCCTCCGCCCCACCGGCCTCGTTCCCGTACGCCGCCGACCCAGCTCCCGGCAGACCCCCCGTCCCACTGCCCCCGCCCCCGTACCCAGGCCCCCCGGCACCCACCAGACCCCCCGCCCCACCGGCCGGCGCCGGCACTCCCTCCCCCCGCGCCAACGCCGTAGCCCGGTGCCCCGCAGCCCCGAACCCCCACGCGAGCAGCGCCCCCGCCGCCCCGGCGCCGGCGCCCCACCCCGCGCCCAGCAGCAGGGCCGCGCCGGGGTGGCCGTGCAGGTCGATGCCCGCGCCGAAGGCGTCGATGCCGAGCACGGACAGGGACGCGGTCACGGAGGCGTCCGTCAGCCAGGCCAGCAGGGGCAGGGTGAGCGCGGTCGCGACCCCCAGTCGCAGCGCGCACCGGCCCGCGAAGCGCAGGGCACCGGGCCCTTCTCCCGCCGCACCGACCGGCGTACGGACCGCCGCCAGCACACCCGCCAGCAGCATCATCGAGGCCGCCGCCACCCCCAGCAGCCACACGCGCCCGTCCAGCTCGGCCAGCCGGCCCAGCGTCACCGGCCGGTCGGCCCCGGTGCCGAGCAGATCGTCGAGCGGATCCGGCAGGAACCGGGTCAGTTCGCCTGTCGCCCGCCCGTCCCAGGGCACGAACAGGCCGAGCGGCACCCCCAGCCACACGCCGTTCGGCGCCCCGAGCAGCGCCGCCCCGGCGATACGCCGGGGATGGTCGTCACCGAGCGCCGCGTACGCCGCCGCCGCGTACCCCGCCGCCACCGCCACCAGCAGCACGGTCACCACCGCCGACACGGCCGGCCGTACGACCCGGTGCACGGCCTCCCAGCCCCGCGGCAGCGGCGTACGGCGCGAGGCCATCAGAGCGATGACGAGGATGCCGATCGACCAGCCGAGCCCGCCCAGCAGCGTCGGTGCTGTGTCGACCGTGAAGCCGACCGCGGCCTGCGCGTCGACCAGGTCGCCGAGCCGGTCCGGCAGCAGCCCCCCGATGTCCCCGAGCCCCGGGACCTCGATGCCGCCGCCCCCGCCGGTCACGTCGTCCAGCCCCAGCGACCCCCCGTCGATGGTGATGACGTCGTGCCCCGCCCAGGCCAGCCCGCCCAGCATCACTACGAACAGCGCCACCACCGCCCCCGCCCGGGCGAGCAGTTCGGCCGGTGAGATCACAACTCCCGCCGCCCGCAAGGACCGCAGGAAGAACCAGGACAGCAGCAGCGCCCCGACCAGGCTCACCCCCAGTGGCGTGATCTCGATGGCCGTTTCCGCCTCCGCACCCGTGAGGCCGAACGCCGACACATCACCGGACGGCGTGACCGAACCACCCGCCCCGAGGGCCACCACCGCCGCGGTCATCGGCCCCGACGAGCCCGCCGCATCCGCCTCCAGCAGCCGCAGACCCAGCGCCGCCGTCCCCGCCATCCCGATCAACGCCCAGCTCACGGCGGCCACGGCGGACATCAGCACATCCCCCCACGGCACGCGCGTGTCGTCCCTCACCGACTCGACCCCTGCGGCAGCACTCATGGCAGACCCCCCGATCCGCTGCGCGACGGGAACACCACGCATGTCCCCCTCGCGTCGAAATACCACTCTCCGGCCCGGTTTCAACCCCGTCAACGGGATCGGCCGATGCGTCCGGACGCGGTCTTCACAAGGCCCGACTTTCGGTCAGAGGCCAGCTCCTGAAATAGTTCCCCCCGATGTTCGACATCCCTAGACTCCCCATGCCGGGGGTAAATCGGGGGACAACTCAGTGGGGCATGGAGTGCCGGAACTCGTACTGGAATCAAACGGACGTACCTGGACGCTCGATCCGTCCAGGGCATACACCCTCGGACGTGATCCGCAGGGAGACGTCGTCTTCGACGACGCCAGGGTCTCCTGGCGTCACGCCACGGTCAGCTTCAACGGCCGCAGTTGGGTCATCGAGGACCACGGCAGCACCAACGGCACGTTCGTGCAGGGGCAGCGCATCCATCAGATGGAGCTCGGCCCCGGCTCGGCCGTCAACCTGGGCAACGCGACCGACGGCCCGCGCCTGAACCTGTCCGGCGCCGCGGCCTCCGTCGCCACGCCGCAGGCCCGGCCCGAGCAGCAGCCGTACGCGGCGCAGGGCGCGAACCCCGGCTGGGGCCAGCAGGCTCCGGCCCAGCAGCCGCCGCACCAGCAGCCGCAGCAGCAGGCCCCCCAGGCCGGCTGGCAGCAGCCGCAGCAGCCCGCGGCGCACATCCCGCAGCAGCAGGGCATCGGCGGTGTCGCGGGGGCGCCGCCGGTCCACGGCGACCGCAGCCCGACCACGTTCCACCAGTTCTCCCTCGGCCGCGTGATGCGCATCGGCCGTGCCCTGGAGAACGAGCTGGTCGTCTCGGACCTCCAGGTCTCCCGGCACCACGCCGAGTTCCACGCCACGCCCGACGGCCGCATGGAGATCCGCGACCTCGGCTCCCACAACGGCACGTACGTCAACGGCCAGCCCATCACCAAGGGCGGCACGCAGCTGCTCGGCCCGACCGACGTCGTCGGCGTCGGCCACTCGACGTTCCGCATCGTCGGCGACCGGCTCGAGGAGTTCGTCGACACCGGTGAGGTGTCCTTCTCCGCCCGCCACCTGACCGTCACGGTCGACGGCGGCAAGCAGATCCTCAAGGACGTCTCCTTCGGCGTCCCGGAGAAGTCGCTGATCGCGGTCATCGGCCCGTCCGGCTCCGGCAAGTCGACCCTGCTCAAGGCGCTCACGGGCTACCGCCCCGCCAACCAGGGCGAGGTGCTGTACGACAACCGGAACCTCTACAAGCAGTTCGCCGAGCTGCGCCAGCGCATCGGTCTGGTCCCGCAGGACGACATCCTGCACAAGGAGCTGACCGTCAAGAAGGCCCTCAAGTACGCGGCCAAGCTGCGCTTTCCCGCCGACACCACCGGCGCCGAGCGCGAGGCCCGCATCGACGAGGTGCTGCGCGAGCTCAAGCTCGACATCCACAAGGACAAGAAGGTCACGTCCCTGTCCGGTGGCCAGCGCAAGCGCGTGTCGGTCGCCCTGGAGCTGCTCACCAAACCGTCGCTGATCTTCCTCGACGAGCCGACCTCCGGCCTCGACCCGGGCATGGACCGCGACGTCATGCAGCTGCTGCGCGGCCTGGCCGACGACGGCCGTACCGTCCTCGTCGTCACCCACTCGGTGGCCGAGCTGGCGATCTGCGACAAGCTGCTGGTGATGGCGCCGGGCGGCTCGGTCGCCTACTTCGGCCCGCCCGAGGAGGCGCTGAACTTCTTCGGCTACGACACCTGGGCCGATGTCTTCTCCGCCTTCGAGAACTACCGCGACTACGACTGGGCGGGCCGCTGGAAGGGCTCGCAGCACTACCAGATGTACGCCGCGGACATCGACGCCGTTGCGCCGCAGTCCGTACAGGTCCCGCGGATGCAGGCGATGAAGCCGCCGAAGCCGCAGGGCTGGGTGTCCCAGTTCGTCACGCTCGTCCGGCGATACGTCTCGGTGATCGCCTCGGACAAGGGCTTCCTCGCCCTGATGGTGATCCTGCCGGCCGTCCTCGGCGCGGTCAGCCTGCTCATCGACGCCGACAAGGGCCTGCTGCCCAACCCGGCCAACCCGCAGACCGGCCGCATCATCCCGAACGGCACGGCCACGACGGTCCTGCTGATCCTCGCGGTCGGCGCCTGCTTCGCGGGCGCGGCGAACTCGGTCCGAGAGCTGATCAAGGAACGCGTCATCTACGAGCGGGAGCGCGCCACCGGCCTCTCGCGTTCGGCGTACCTGATGTCCAAGGTGTTCGTGCTCGGCATGATCACCGTGCTCCAGGGCCTGCTCGTCGGTGTCATCGGGTTCTCCAGCCGGGAGATCCCCGAGGAGGGCCTGGTCTTCGGCAGTGCCACGCTCGTCGAGCTGTCCGTGCCGATCATGGCCCTGGGCTTCACCTCGATGATGTTCGGCCTGATCATCTCCTCGCTGGTGAAGACCGCCGAGAAGACCATGCCGCTGCTGGTGATGTTCGCCATCATCCAGGTCGTCTTCACGGGCTGCTTGTTCACGCTGCACGGATCGGTCGGCGTCAACCAGTTCTCGTTCCTGATGCCGTCGCGCTGGGCGGTCGCCGCCTCCGGCGCCACGCTGGACTTCAACAAGATCAGCCCCCCCGAGACGGCCGGCGACACCGACCCGCTGTGGGAGCACACGGTCGGGGCCTGGGCGATGGACATGGGCGCGCTGCTCGTCCTCGGCGTGATCTGCGGCTTCTTCGTGGCCCGCTTCCTGCGCCGCCACGAGCCCGAGGTCATGCGCAAGTAGTCACCACGCCACGACGCGACGCCCGAAGGGCGGCACCCCGACAGGAGGGTGCCGCCCTTCGGCGCTCGTACAGCTGTCTCAGAGGTCCGCGCCGACCTCAGTACGCGCTGTCGACGTTGTCCATGGAGCCGTACTTGTCGGCCGCGTAGTTGCAGGCGGCGGTGATGTTGGCTACCGGGTCGTAGATGTCCCAGGAGGTACCGGGGACGTGCCAGTGCTTGAAGGTCGGCGGGATGACCTGGAGCAGGCCCTTCGACGGTATGCCGTTGATGGCGTTGATGTCCCAGTTGTTGATCGCCTTCGGGTTGCCCGAGGACTCCCGCATGATGTTGCGGTGGATGCCGTCGTAGGACGCGGGGATGTCGTGCTTCTTCAGGATGGCGAGCGACTCGCGGATCCAGCCGTCGAGGTTGTTCGGGTAGCTGACGACCTTCTTGGCCTCGGCGCGCTTGGCGGCGCGGCTCGCGGCCTCCTTGGCCTGGCGCGCGGCCTCGGCCTTCTTCTTCGCCGCCTCGGCGGCGGCCTTCTTCTTGGCGGCGGCCGCGGCGTCGGCCTTCTTCTTCGCCGCGATCTGCTCGGCCTTCAGGCTGGCGCCGGCCATCTGGTCCGTGACGCTCGCCTTGACGTCCTTGATCTGCTGGTTGCTGTACGCCACCGCAGCCGGCTGAGCGGCCTCGGTCGTGGTCTTGGTCGAGGCGCCGCTCGGTACCGCGGAGACTCCGATGGCGACGGCGCCGAGGGTGGCGACACCGGCCATGGCGATCTTGTGGTGACGGGTCAGGCTTCGACTCTGAACACGGCTGAAGATGTTCTTGGGCATGCTGCGTGGACCTCTTCGAATAGCGCGGGAGTCGCTCGGCGTCCGGCGTTGGACTCGGTGTGTTTCCGACACAAACGCCGCGGAGGTGAACCCACGGCGCTGAGCGACGTCGCCAATTCTTAGCGGCCGCAAAATGGCGTGGCAAAGGTGTGACGTACGAAGGAAGATAGTGGATCAGGGAGGGGTGAATCGGGGCAGATTGGACTATCCGCGCCGCTCAAAAGGGGCGAGTTTGTCTCCTACGTCCGTTCGTACGTGACGTGGGTCCTATGCGAGGGCTCACACCGCCCCTAGATCAGTCTCACGCGCAGTTGCACAAGCGATGCTCTGTGTGAGGCCCTTTCAGGGGTGCGCTCAGGGCAGTACGAGGTGCACGTCCCCGAACTCGTGCCACAGATAGCGCCCTTGCAGCGCGGCCTCGTACCCCCGCTCGACCGCCACCCGCCCCGCGACCGCCTCCAGCATCAGCAGGTGCGACGCCTGCGGCTCGTGCAGCCCGGTCAGCAGCCCGTCCACCACCCGCACCCCACGCTCCGGCGTCACGACGAGCTCCGTCCATCCCGCACACGCGCGTACGGCCCCGTCGGCGCCGACCGCCGACTCCACGGCTCGCACCGCCGTCGTCCCCACCGCCACCACCCGGCCCCCACCGGCCCTGGTGGCGTCGATCAGCCGCGCCGACGCCTCCGGCACCGCGAAACGCTCCGGATACGGCGGCTCGTGCGCCTCCGCCGAGGCCACCCCCGTGTGCAGCGTGACCGGCGCGAACAGCACCCCCCGGCTCACCAGCTCCGTCACCAGCCGGGCCGTGAAGGGCCGCGCCGCGCTCGGCATCTCCGCACTGCCCGTCCCGTCCGCCGACGGCAGCGCGAACACCGTCTGGTGGACGGACAGCGGCTGGTCCCGCTCCGTATAGGCGTAGCGAATGGGCCGCCCGTACTCCCGCAGCAGCCCCGGCACCCCCGGCCCGGACACCCGCGCCCACCACAGCCGCTCACCCCGCCCGCTCAGCGGCTCCTCCAGAACCAGCCCCACGCCTCCCGGCAGCCGCACCTCCCTCCCCGCGGGCCCACCCTCACGCGCGCGCGTGGTCCCCCGCCCGTCGGGCTCCCGCAGCTCCACCGCCCAGCGGCCGTCGTCCCCGCGCGTGGAGAAGTGCACCACCACGCGCGCGTGCCCGGTCCACCCGTCCACGGCCGCCGCCAGCGTCGCCGAGGTGTTGACCACGAGCAGATCCCCGGCCCGCAGCAGCAGCGGCAGCTCCCGGAACGTGTGGTGCGCCACTTCGGCACCCCGCGACACCAGCATCCGTACGGCGTCCCGCTCCAGCCCCGGCCCCCGCTGCTCGACCGGCACCCGGGCCGACAGCTCCTCCGGCACACGCACGGCCAGGGTCATCGGGCTCCGTCCAGCAGCGCCGGTGCCCCGTACCGCCCGCTCGCCGGACGCTCGTCCAGCAGCCTCAGGAACCCCGGCACGACAGCCGCCGGCTCCGGCCGCGGCTCCCGGTCCCCCGGTACGGCCGCCGCGTACAGGTCCGTGGCCATGTCCCCGGGATCCACCGCCCAGACCCGCAGCCCCGGCTCCTCCACGGCGAGCACGGCCGCCAGCTGGTCCAGGGCAGCCTTGGACGCCCCGTAACCGCCCCAGGTCTCGTACGCCTCGACGGCCGCGTCCGAGCTGACCGTGAGGACGGCGCCCGCCCGCGAGGCCCGCAGCAGCGGCAGCGCCTCCTGGACCAGGCCCAGCCCCGCCACCAGGTTCACCTCCAGCGCCCGGCGCAACCCCTCCAGGGGCAGCTCCTCCAGCCTGACCAGCGGCTCGGCACCCAGGGCACTGGCGTTGTGCACCAGCAGGTCCAGGCCGCCCAGCCGCCAGGCCGCCGCCACCAGCTCCGCCCGGTGCCGGGCGTCCGTGACGTCCCCGGGCAGGGCGGACACCCGCGTGCCCTGCGCGGACACCGCCTCCGCCGCCGCCAGCGCCTGTGCCCCCCTGGCGTCGAGCACCAGGTCCCAGCCCCGCCCGGCCAGGGCCCGGGCCAGCGCCCGCCCCAGCCCCTTCGAGGCCCCGGTGATGATCGCAACCGGCATGATCCGCTCCCTCGTCGTGATCGCGTGCCCTCAACCTAGGAACGGAGCCGCCCGGGCCGCCTCGGACGCGGGCCCCGGTCCGCCGGGTTCCTTCGCCCTAGGCCCCGGGCCCGGCGGCCCCGGCCCCAGGACCCCCGGACCTGCCGTCTCCGCCCCGGGACCTAGGTCCACCGACCGGGAGCTCGGCCGCCACCGGTCCGATCCGCCCTGTCACAGTCCGCCGGTACCGTGAGGACATGAGTCACGGTCCCCGGTCCGGCCTCGCCGCGGTGAGCTCCGCGTTGCTGGCCATGAGCAGGCATCTCGAGGTGCGTGACGTCCTCAAGACGATCGTCGCCTCGGCCCGCGAGCTGCTCGACGCCGAGTACGCCGCGCTCGGCGTCCCGGACGACCACGGCGGCTTCGCCCAGTTCGTGGTCGACGGCGTCAGCGAGGAGCAGTGGAAGGCCATCGGCCCCCTCCCGCGCCAGCACGGCATCCTCGCCGCGATGCTGCACGAGGCCAGGTCCGAGCGCCTCGCGGACGTCCGCGAGGACCCCCGCTTCGAGGGCTGGCCGAAGGCCCACCCCGACCTGGTCGACTTCCTGGGCCTGCCGATCCGCGACGGCGACGAGGTCATCGGAGCGCTGTTCCTGGCCAACAAGAACCGTGCGCGGCCCGAAGGCGGCTGCGGCTTCACCGAGGACGACGAGGACCTGCTCGGCATCCTCGCCCAGCACGCCGCGATCGCCCTCACCAACGCCCGCCTCTACGAGCGCAGCCGCGAACTGACCATCGCCGAGGAGCGCTCCCGCCTCGCCCACGAACTGCACGACGCGGTCAGCCAGAAGCTGTTCTCCCTGCGCCTGACCGCCCAGGCCGCGGCCCGCCTGGTGGACCGTGACCCCTCCCGGGCCAAGGGCGAACTCCAGCAGGTGGCCGTCCTGGCCGCCGAGGCCGCCGACGAACTGCGCGCGGCGGTCGTCGAGTTGCGCCCCGCCGCCCTCGACGAGGACGGCCTCGTGGCGACCCTCCGGACGCAGATCCAGGTCCTCGACCGGGCCCACCACGCCCGCGTCACCTTCGCCGGCCACGGCGTGAAGGCCCTGCCCGCCTCCCAGGAGGAAGCCCTCCTGCGGGTCGCCCAGGAGGCCCTGCACAACGCCCTGCGCCACTCCGGCGCCGACCATGTCGACGTGACCCTGGACCGCCGCGGCGGCGGAGCCGTCCTCAGGGTCACGGACGACGGCAGCGGCTTCGACACGAGAGCGGTCCGCCACGCGGGACGCCACCTGGGCCTGGTCTCGATGCGGGACCGGGCGAGCGGCGCCGGCGGCACGCTGACCGTGGAATCGGTGCCCGGCAAGGGCACCGTGATCGAGATGGAGGTTCCCGGTGGCTGACGCGATCAAGGTGCTGCTCGTCGACGACCACCAGGTCGTCCGCCGGGGCCTGCGCACCTTCCTCGAAGTGCAGGACGACATCGAGGTCGTCGGAGAGGCGGCGGACGGGGCCGAAGGAGTCGACCGCGCCGAGGAGTTGAGGCCCGACGTCATCCTCATGGACGTCAAGATGCCGGGCATGGACGGCGTCGACGCCCTGCGCAGACTCCGCGAGCTGGACAACCCCGCGCGCGTGCTGGTCGTCACCAGCTTCACCGAGCAGCGGACGGTGGTACCCGCCCTGCGCGCCGGCGCCGCCGGATACGTCTACAAGGACGTCGACCCCGACGCCCTCGCCGGAGCCATCCGCTCGGTCCACGCCGGGCACATCCTCCTCCAGCCGGAGGTCGCCGGCGCCCTGCTGGCGCAGGAGGAGTCCAACTCGGGTACGGGAAGGGCGGGTTCGCTCACCGAGCGGGAGCGCGAGGTGCTCGGCCTCATAGCGGACGGCCGCTCCAACCGGGAGATCGCCCGCGCGCTCGTCCTCTCCGAGAAGACCGTCAAGACCCACGTCTCGAACATCCTGATGAAACTCGACCTGGCCGACCGGACACAGGCCGCGCTGTGGGCCGTTCGCCATGGCGTGACCGGCTGATCCGCTCGCCCCACGGCAACTCGGAAGGTTGCGTTCCGGACCGAGATTCATACTGTCGTGGGAACGTCCCCCGGATGGCGCAACCTCGGTGGATCTCCGCCGTTCTCCAGTGCGTGCTGCGGCGCCTGCCGCGGCAATCGCTAGGAGGGCTCAGAAGTGAAGAACCTGAAGAAGGCAGCGGCCGTGACGATGGTGACGGGTGGTCTGCTGGCCGCCGGCGCGGGCATGGCCTCCGCCACCAGCGCCCACGCCGACGGCCAGGCCGTGGGCTCCCCGGGCGTCGGCTCGGGCAACGTCGTCCAGGCCCCGGTGCACGTCCCGGTCAACGTGTCCGGCAACAGCGTGAACGTCGTGGGCATCCTGAACCCGGCCTTCGGCAACCTCGCCGTCAACCACTGACGCTCCACCTCCGTCTCCGAGCCGGAGGTGACACCGGCCTCCCGGTCCTGCCCGGGAGGCCGCCCGGCATGTGCCCGGCTGCGGGCATGCCTGCCGCCCAGCTGCGGGCGTGCGCAGCCGCTTAGCTGCGGGCATGCGTGCCGCTAGGGGCGGCACGGGTGGGCGCAGCGGCACCCCGCTCCGCCGGGCTGCGGACCCACCCGGCCTCGGCACCAACGCCGAGCACCCCGCTCCGTCGGGCTGAGAAACCCCCGCCTCCGGCACAAACGCCGAGCACCACACGAAGAACCGTCACCGCACCCCCCGCTCCCGCTCCTCCACAACGGAGTTGTACGCCGCGACCTGCGCCCGCCGAGCCGTCCGCTCCACCGGCCGCAACGCCTCGCGTCGCGCGAAGATCTCCGACGAACTCACCGCACCGCCGTGCCCACGCTCCGTCGCCACGGCGATCAGCGTCCCCACCCGCTGAGCCAGCTCCAGCACCCGCACGGCCCGCGGCGGATACCCCGGCGCCAGCACCTCCCGCCCCCGCTCGGCCCGCGCCCGGTACGCATCGATCGCCGCCTCCGCCACCGGCCCCGACCCGGCCACATCCAGCCGCGTCAGCAGCTCGGTGGCCTCCCGCAGGGCCTCCGCCAGCTCCCGCTCGGCCTCACCCAGCGACGGCACGTCCGCCGGCGGCGCCTCCCGCACGGGCAGCACATGCCACACGACCTCGACGTGCACATCGCCCTCGGGTCCGGCCTCGTACACCTCCGGCACCAGCCCCAACGCGGCGCCGTAACAGACCACCGCCTGCTCGGCGTCCAGCGCCCGCGCGTTGAACTCCGGCGGCCCGCTCAGCCCCAGCGGATGCCCCGGCGCGGGCAGCGCGACCCGCAGTCCGGT
Protein-coding regions in this window:
- a CDS encoding chaplin: MKNLKKAAAVTMVTGGLLAAGAGMASATSAHADGQAVGSPGVGSGNVVQAPVHVPVNVSGNSVNVVGILNPAFGNLAVNH
- a CDS encoding response regulator; amino-acid sequence: MADAIKVLLVDDHQVVRRGLRTFLEVQDDIEVVGEAADGAEGVDRAEELRPDVILMDVKMPGMDGVDALRRLRELDNPARVLVVTSFTEQRTVVPALRAGAAGYVYKDVDPDALAGAIRSVHAGHILLQPEVAGALLAQEESNSGTGRAGSLTEREREVLGLIADGRSNREIARALVLSEKTVKTHVSNILMKLDLADRTQAALWAVRHGVTG